Proteins encoded by one window of Candidatus Odinarchaeum yellowstonii:
- a CDS encoding PHP domain-containing protein produces the protein MLKIDFHVHTYYSKCALSGPKDILKTAVAKKLNGLAITDHNTCKGYYKIRKIKTKLIIIPGVEIKTTGGDIIGLGVTGEFNGVKTPEDTIDVIHDLGGLALIPHPFDYLRSGVGLKIRELKPDLIEVYNSGMLTPFGNRLAQYYVKNTSYGITAGSDAHIVGELGSAYTLVEEGSVDDILSSLVKTRKKYVGRLSPPHWLLLRKIRSKLR, from the coding sequence ATGTTGAAAATAGATTTTCATGTTCACACATATTATTCTAAATGCGCACTAAGCGGCCCTAAGGATATTTTAAAAACAGCAGTTGCAAAAAAATTAAACGGGTTAGCGATAACAGATCACAACACCTGTAAGGGCTATTATAAGATAAGAAAAATTAAAACTAAACTAATAATTATTCCCGGTGTTGAAATTAAAACAACCGGCGGCGATATAATAGGTTTAGGTGTGACTGGCGAGTTTAACGGTGTGAAAACACCTGAGGATACCATCGACGTAATCCACGATCTTGGAGGGTTAGCGCTCATCCCGCATCCTTTTGATTATCTAAGAAGCGGGGTTGGTCTAAAAATAAGAGAATTAAAACCGGATTTAATCGAGGTATATAACTCCGGTATGTTGACGCCGTTTGGAAATAGACTAGCCCAATATTATGTTAAAAACACAAGCTATGGGATAACAGCCGGCAGTGACGCTCACATAGTAGGTGAACTAGGATCCGCTTATACACTGGTTGAAGAGGGGAGTGTAGACGACATCCTTTCATCACTAGTAAAAACTAGAAAAAAGTATGTCGGCCGTCTCTCCCCACCTCACTGGCTGCTTTTGAGAAAAATAAGAAGTAAACTTAGATGA
- the ftsZ gene encoding cell division protein FtsZ: MRSLIEDALAHARYEEKTTPVKEAGNARIVVVGTGGGGNNTINRLLTLGIHGAECIAINTDRQHLDFIKAHRKILIGEMITRGLGAGGYPEVGAAAADESRDAIKAALQDSDLVFIAAGMGGGTGTGSAPIIAEIAKDCGAIVVGVVTMPFHVEKARIEKAKVGLEKLQKYADTVVVIDNNRLLEIAPNLPIDKAFCVADEVLANMVKGITETITLPSLINLDYADVRTIMTNGGVALVGLGEASSAEIGSESSSFSSQRSPNINKFKLAGRSRAEIAVKNALNTPLLEVDYEGATGALIHVVGGEDLTLEEANYVAKIVTDKMDPNAMVIWGARVDPQMNGVLRVMLILTGVKSPQILGNSRRERTEITKNHSAKPSNYSSTFTGTDLSVDSFDLGLDRIE, from the coding sequence ATGAGATCCCTTATAGAAGACGCTTTAGCCCATGCTAGGTACGAAGAGAAAACTACACCTGTTAAAGAAGCCGGTAACGCGCGAATAGTCGTAGTTGGCACAGGAGGGGGAGGTAATAACACTATCAATCGATTATTAACTCTTGGAATTCATGGAGCAGAGTGCATAGCTATTAACACAGACCGACAGCATTTAGATTTTATTAAAGCACATAGAAAGATACTGATCGGGGAAATGATTACAAGAGGACTTGGCGCTGGCGGATACCCTGAGGTTGGAGCCGCCGCTGCTGATGAAAGCAGGGATGCGATAAAAGCGGCGCTTCAAGACTCTGATTTAGTTTTCATAGCTGCTGGCATGGGTGGAGGAACAGGAACGGGCAGTGCGCCCATAATAGCTGAGATAGCTAAAGACTGCGGTGCGATAGTCGTGGGTGTTGTTACAATGCCCTTTCATGTTGAGAAAGCGCGTATTGAAAAAGCTAAAGTAGGCTTAGAGAAGCTTCAAAAATACGCGGATACCGTTGTAGTAATTGATAATAACCGTTTGCTAGAAATAGCGCCAAATCTGCCTATCGATAAAGCATTCTGCGTAGCTGATGAGGTTTTAGCTAATATGGTTAAAGGGATCACTGAAACCATCACTCTACCTAGTTTAATAAATCTTGACTACGCGGATGTTAGAACTATTATGACTAACGGTGGCGTAGCGCTAGTCGGTTTAGGGGAGGCTTCATCCGCTGAGATAGGCTCAGAATCATCTTCGTTTAGCTCTCAGAGATCTCCAAACATTAATAAATTTAAATTAGCAGGCAGATCTAGAGCTGAGATCGCTGTTAAAAACGCGCTTAACACTCCACTATTGGAAGTAGATTATGAGGGCGCTACCGGGGCGTTGATTCATGTAGTAGGCGGTGAAGATCTAACTTTAGAGGAAGCGAATTACGTGGCTAAAATTGTAACTGATAAAATGGATCCCAACGCAATGGTTATCTGGGGTGCTAGAGTTGACCCACAAATGAATGGCGTTTTAAGGGTTATGTTAATATTAACAGGGGTTAAAAGCCCGCAGATCTTAGGTAATTCACGAAGAGAAAGAACTGAGATAACTAAAAACCATTCAGCTAAGCCTTCAAACTATTCTTCAACATTTACGGGAACTGATCTCAGCGTAGATTCATTTGATTTAGGCTTGGATAGAATAGAGTAA